TGAATGACGGAAGAAAGGCCCTGGATCTCCTTTTCATGCAGAGCCCGCACCGCTGTTCGGATTTCCTCCAGGCTTTTCTTGGCCAACGCCTTGATCAGGGCCAAGCGGTTTTCGTCCCGTCCGGACTGTTGCCGGAGGACCTCGATCTGGATCAGCAGGGCGGTCAAGTGATGTCCGACTGAGTCATGCATGTCCCGGGCGATGCGGTTGCGCTCTTCGATGCGCGCGCTCTGTTCCCCTTCGTAGGCCCGCCGTTTCAGCCGACGGTATTCGCCGGCGAGGCCGACATACATCTCGCGGCGCTCTTCCGCCGTTCTGCGCCATTCACTCCCCTTGATTCCGGCGAAGGCGAGGAGACACAGCAAAAAGAGGTGAAAAGTCAGCGGAAGTGCCTGCACCTTTCCCGCGTAGGGCAGAAGGGAAGCGAGGGCCACCCCGGACGCCGTCGGGGTTTTGTTCCGATCATCGGCCGCAAACAGGCATTCCAGCAGCAAAAGGTAATAGAGGAGAAAAGGGATCACGCTCTCCCCCGATGTGAACCACCGCTGGGCGGAGGCCGCGGCCAGGGCGGAGCCGATCAGGAGCAATCTCCCCCGGGAAAATAGAGGGGTGAGAAAATAAAAAGAGAAATACAGGGCACACGCGGCCAAAAGCCAGGGACGGCTTTCCGCGTTTTCGGCTTCGCTGGTCAAAAGGCCGATCCAGAGGAAAACCTGCGCCCCGA
This region of Planifilum fimeticola genomic DNA includes:
- a CDS encoding sensor histidine kinase; protein product: MGREIAGFLIRIGAQVFLWIGLLTSEAENAESRPWLLAACALYFSFYFLTPLFSRGRLLLIGSALAAASAQRWFTSGESVIPFLLYYLLLLECLFAADDRNKTPTASGVALASLLPYAGKVQALPLTFHLFLLCLLAFAGIKGSEWRRTAEERREMYVGLAGEYRRLKRRAYEGEQSARIEERNRIARDMHDSVGHHLTALLIQIEVLRQQSGRDENRLALIKALAKKSLEEIRTAVRALHEKEIQGLSSVIHLIRRLETDSQIRVNFTAKQGALSIPLSADKCVAIYRGIQEGLTNAMRHSFAREVDVSLDLPGGKSIRFEVSNRIREAKPYREGFGLKALRERVEQVGGRVEIVPSRERFTVRGIIPLDEKEDIHAQRTVGGRSALGAPGIEDDH